A genomic region of Mycobacterium sp. Aquia_213 contains the following coding sequences:
- a CDS encoding nuclear transport factor 2 family protein → MLSLAEISDRLEIQQLMVDYSTAIDQRRFDDLDKVFTEDAYIDYTALGGIEGRYPEVKKWLSEVLPTFPVYAHMLGNFSVQIDGDKASSRVICFNPMVFPGDKDQVMFCGLWYDDEFVRTEQGWRMTRRVETKVFQKIM, encoded by the coding sequence ATGTTGAGCCTGGCCGAAATTTCCGACCGTCTGGAGATCCAGCAGCTGATGGTGGACTATTCCACCGCGATCGATCAGCGGCGATTCGACGATTTGGACAAGGTATTCACCGAAGACGCGTACATCGATTACACGGCCCTGGGCGGAATCGAAGGCCGTTATCCCGAGGTCAAGAAGTGGCTGTCGGAGGTGCTGCCGACCTTCCCGGTGTATGCGCACATGCTCGGGAACTTCTCGGTCCAGATCGACGGGGATAAGGCCTCCTCACGGGTGATCTGCTTCAACCCGATGGTTTTTCCCGGCGACAAGGACCAGGTGATGTTCTGCGGCCTCTGGTACGACGACGAGTTCGTGCGCACCGAGCAGGGCTGGCGGATGACGCGCCGGGTCGAGACGAAGGTCTTCCAGAAGATCATGTGA
- the rimM gene encoding ribosome maturation factor RimM (Essential for efficient processing of 16S rRNA), with protein MELLVGRVVKAHGITGEVVVEVHTDDPADRFASGSTLRAKQSRGRGAEGSYVVAAAREHGGRMLVRLAGVDDRDGADALRGSLFVVDSDDLPPIDEADTYYDHQLEGLRVRTTTGQDVGVVAEVLHTAAGELLAVRRTDGDETREVLVPFVNAIVTSVSLDDRLVEIDPPEGLLDLE; from the coding sequence ATGGAGCTGCTCGTCGGGCGCGTCGTGAAAGCGCACGGCATCACCGGTGAGGTGGTCGTGGAAGTTCACACCGACGACCCCGCCGACCGCTTCGCATCGGGTAGTACGTTGCGCGCCAAGCAATCCCGCGGTCGCGGAGCAGAGGGCAGTTACGTGGTCGCGGCCGCGCGCGAACATGGCGGGCGGATGCTGGTGCGATTAGCCGGAGTGGACGACCGCGACGGTGCGGATGCGTTGCGCGGCAGCCTGTTCGTGGTGGACTCCGACGACCTGCCGCCGATCGACGAGGCGGACACCTATTACGACCACCAGCTCGAGGGCTTGCGGGTGCGCACCACGACGGGACAAGACGTCGGGGTCGTTGCCGAGGTGTTGCACACCGCGGCCGGAGAGCTCCTGGCGGTGCGTCGCACCGACGGCGACGAAACCCGGGAAGTATTGGTGCCGTTCGTGAATGCGATCGTCACGTCGGTATCGCTGGACGACCGGTTGGTCGAAATCGATCCGCCCGAGGGCCTGCTGGACTTGGAGTAG
- a CDS encoding metal-dependent hydrolase family protein, translating to MHVRGRALPDEAAIELWIVDGHISTERVAGADTVFDGGWILPGLVDAHCHVGLGHDGEIPLDDAIVQAEVERDVGALLLRDCGSPTDTRSLDDRDDLPRIIRAGKHLARPKRYSPGFARELDDEWQLPAAVAEEARRGDGWIKLVGDWIDRGVGDLAPLWSDDVLKAAIDAAHAHGARVTAHVFSDEAMPGLIKAGIDCIEHGTGLTDDTIALMLEHGTVLVPTLINIIDNFTGIADAAKRYPTYAAHMRDLYARCPERIAAAADAGVPIYAGSDAGTMIAHGRIVDEVEALKGIGMSATDALGAACWDARRWLGRPGLDHGASADLVCYSQDPRQGPGVLSQPDLVILRGNTFRP from the coding sequence ATGCACGTGCGGGGCCGGGCACTGCCCGACGAGGCCGCCATCGAACTGTGGATCGTCGACGGTCACATCAGCACCGAACGGGTGGCCGGGGCGGACACCGTCTTCGACGGCGGCTGGATCCTGCCCGGGCTGGTCGACGCCCACTGCCACGTCGGGCTCGGCCACGACGGCGAAATCCCGCTCGACGACGCGATCGTTCAGGCCGAGGTCGAGCGCGACGTCGGCGCGCTGCTGTTGCGCGACTGCGGCTCGCCGACCGACACCCGCAGCCTCGACGACCGCGACGATCTGCCCCGCATCATCCGGGCCGGAAAACATCTGGCCCGGCCCAAGCGCTACTCGCCGGGTTTCGCGCGCGAGCTCGACGACGAATGGCAACTGCCTGCGGCGGTGGCCGAGGAGGCCCGTCGCGGCGACGGCTGGATCAAGCTGGTCGGCGATTGGATCGACCGCGGCGTCGGGGACCTCGCCCCGCTGTGGTCCGACGACGTGCTCAAGGCGGCCATCGACGCCGCACACGCGCACGGCGCCCGCGTCACCGCCCACGTCTTCAGCGACGAGGCCATGCCGGGGCTGATCAAAGCCGGGATCGACTGCATCGAGCACGGCACCGGACTCACCGACGACACCATCGCGCTGATGCTCGAGCACGGAACCGTGTTGGTGCCCACCCTGATCAACATCATCGACAACTTCACCGGCATCGCCGACGCGGCGAAGCGCTACCCGACCTACGCCGCGCACATGCGCGATCTGTACGCGCGCTGCCCCGAGCGGATCGCGGCGGCCGCGGATGCGGGCGTGCCGATCTACGCCGGAAGCGACGCCGGCACGATGATCGCCCACGGCCGGATCGTCGACGAGGTCGAGGCGCTGAAGGGGATCGGGATGAGCGCCACCGATGCGCTGGGCGCCGCGTGCTGGGACGCCCGGCGCTGGCTGGGCCGTCCGGGCCTGGACCACGGGGCGTCCGCGGATCTGGTTTGCTACTCGCAAGACCCCCGCCAGGGTCCCGGTGTGCTGAGCCAACCCGACCTGGTGATCCTGCGCGGCAACACGTTTCGGCCCTAG
- a CDS encoding TetR/AcrR family transcriptional regulator, which produces MARTQQQRREETVGRLLEASIASIVEVGYARASAAVITKRAGVSVGALFRHFETMSDFMAATASEVLRRQVESFTKQVAQIPADRPALEAALTILRDITGGATNAVLYELMIAARTDEKLNAHLRDVLAQYTAKILDAARALPGAEAIGEETFPVLVALMTNVFDGAAIVRGIFPEPDIEEQRIALLSKLITGLVPNEDSLQ; this is translated from the coding sequence ATGGCAAGAACCCAGCAGCAACGCCGCGAGGAGACCGTCGGGCGGCTCCTCGAGGCGTCCATCGCCAGCATCGTCGAGGTCGGATACGCGCGGGCATCGGCGGCCGTGATCACCAAGCGGGCCGGGGTGTCGGTCGGCGCGCTGTTCCGGCACTTCGAGACGATGAGCGACTTCATGGCCGCGACCGCGTCGGAGGTGCTGCGCCGGCAGGTGGAGTCCTTCACCAAGCAGGTCGCCCAAATTCCGGCCGACCGGCCGGCGCTGGAAGCGGCGCTGACGATTCTGCGGGACATCACCGGCGGCGCCACGAACGCGGTGCTCTACGAACTGATGATTGCCGCGCGCACCGACGAGAAGCTCAACGCCCATCTGCGCGACGTGCTGGCGCAGTACACCGCGAAGATTCTCGACGCCGCGCGGGCGCTGCCGGGCGCGGAGGCCATCGGCGAGGAGACCTTCCCGGTGCTGGTGGCGTTGATGACGAACGTCTTCGACGGCGCGGCGATCGTGCGCGGGATCTTCCCGGAGCCCGATATCGAAGAGCAACGAATTGCGTTGCTATCCAAGCTGATAACCGGGCTGGTTCCGAACGAGGACTCCTTACAGTGA
- a CDS encoding carboxymuconolactone decarboxylase family protein, with protein MGERIDYEAAAPRGVKLLGGVHLYVSQSGLSPVLLTCVYLRVSLINGCAYCIDMHSRELRQLGVSNEKIALVPVWQEAGELFDSRERAALAWAETVTLISSTGAPDSAYAAASAHFDEKELVDLTIAIGMMNTYNRLAISFRNPPAAAVAKHVETQGN; from the coding sequence ATGGGTGAACGAATCGACTACGAAGCCGCGGCCCCGCGGGGTGTGAAACTACTGGGCGGGGTGCACCTTTACGTGAGTCAGTCGGGTCTGTCGCCGGTGCTGCTGACCTGCGTGTACCTGCGGGTGTCGCTGATCAACGGCTGCGCCTACTGCATCGACATGCACTCGCGGGAATTGCGCCAATTGGGGGTGTCGAACGAAAAGATCGCGCTGGTTCCGGTGTGGCAGGAAGCCGGTGAGCTGTTCGACAGCCGCGAGCGCGCCGCATTGGCGTGGGCGGAAACCGTCACGCTGATATCGAGCACCGGCGCGCCCGACAGCGCGTATGCGGCCGCCTCGGCGCACTTCGACGAGAAGGAACTGGTCGACCTCACGATCGCAATCGGGATGATGAACACCTACAACCGGTTGGCGATCAGCTTCCGCAACCCACCTGCTGCCGCGGTTGCGAAACACGTTGAAACACAAGGGAACTGA
- a CDS encoding serine/threonine-protein kinase: MTGDVYLVQDPRSARWQALKVLSPALSSDRQFRREFLSETPTVSGLHHQHIVEVHDRGDFDGQLWIAMDYVEGSNAAQLLKDRFPAVWPVGEVLAIITAVADALDYAHQRGLLHRDVKPANILLTSPADGEQRILLSDFGIARPLGEHSGVVGSHIPVGTVGYAAPEQLMGADVGRRADQYALAATAFHLLTGAPPTEYLNPAAALRDLLTAAPRKLSDQRPELAQLDRVFSRALAQRPVDRFASCRAFADAANALSVVETADRSPEAGFVVEYPAYGWPDDEDLARIGPFGAGPEPPGTSDGDQTPAALPTRRRTRKIVVGAAAIVALIGLFAFGIITGRKMESTAARAASAPASASVAVALPPPSTPSGPPAALDGTYRLEVQRSKQTFNYTPNPQPPDVTTWWAFRSSCTPSYCSAAAILLDNNDHSQPAGGGRPVVFRFTDGQWQSRPETAPFPCETAGGAAKSQTTVQQLVLRPNPQGDLVGEMELGVQTDECGQRGATVRVPAKLSRAEDTPTGIYVPDPVSVPEPAGPPTGGAPAPPSAPKPPGTPPKPR, encoded by the coding sequence GTGACTGGTGATGTCTACCTTGTTCAGGATCCTCGTTCCGCACGCTGGCAGGCGCTGAAGGTGCTGTCGCCGGCGCTCTCGTCGGACCGTCAGTTCCGCCGGGAGTTTCTGTCCGAGACCCCGACGGTGTCCGGCCTGCATCACCAGCACATCGTGGAGGTGCACGACCGCGGCGACTTCGACGGGCAGCTCTGGATCGCGATGGACTACGTCGAGGGCAGCAACGCCGCGCAGCTGCTGAAGGACCGGTTTCCGGCGGTGTGGCCCGTCGGTGAAGTGCTCGCGATCATCACCGCGGTGGCCGACGCGCTGGACTATGCCCACCAGCGCGGCCTGCTGCATCGTGACGTCAAACCGGCGAACATCCTGCTGACCAGTCCGGCCGACGGCGAACAACGGATTCTGTTGTCGGACTTCGGAATAGCCCGGCCACTGGGCGAGCACTCCGGGGTGGTCGGCTCCCATATCCCGGTCGGCACGGTCGGTTACGCCGCCCCCGAGCAGTTGATGGGAGCCGACGTCGGTCGACGCGCCGACCAGTACGCGTTGGCGGCGACGGCATTTCACCTGTTGACGGGCGCGCCCCCGACCGAGTATCTCAATCCGGCCGCCGCGCTGCGCGACTTGCTGACCGCGGCGCCGCGCAAACTCAGTGACCAGCGCCCGGAGTTGGCGCAGCTGGATCGGGTGTTTTCGCGAGCGCTCGCCCAACGACCCGTCGACCGCTTTGCGAGCTGCCGAGCGTTCGCCGACGCGGCCAACGCACTGTCCGTGGTCGAGACGGCAGACCGCAGTCCCGAGGCCGGCTTCGTCGTCGAATACCCCGCCTACGGCTGGCCCGACGACGAGGACCTGGCGCGGATCGGACCGTTCGGCGCCGGTCCGGAACCGCCGGGAACGAGCGACGGCGATCAGACCCCGGCCGCCCTGCCGACCCGGCGCAGGACCCGCAAGATCGTGGTCGGTGCCGCCGCGATCGTGGCGCTGATCGGGCTGTTCGCGTTCGGGATCATCACCGGGCGAAAGATGGAGTCGACCGCGGCGCGCGCGGCGAGCGCCCCGGCCAGCGCCTCCGTTGCGGTCGCCCTGCCGCCGCCCAGCACCCCGTCCGGTCCACCTGCCGCACTGGACGGCACCTATCGCCTCGAGGTGCAGCGGTCCAAGCAGACCTTCAATTACACGCCGAACCCGCAACCGCCGGACGTGACCACCTGGTGGGCGTTCCGCTCGTCGTGCACGCCGTCGTACTGCTCGGCTGCGGCGATCCTGCTCGACAACAACGACCACAGCCAGCCGGCCGGGGGCGGTCGTCCTGTCGTCTTTCGGTTCACCGATGGTCAATGGCAGTCGCGGCCGGAGACCGCACCGTTTCCATGTGAAACAGCCGGCGGAGCAGCAAAGTCGCAGACCACGGTGCAGCAGCTGGTGCTGCGTCCCAACCCGCAGGGTGACCTGGTCGGCGAAATGGAACTTGGCGTGCAAACCGACGAGTGCGGCCAGCGCGGGGCGACGGTCCGGGTGCCCGCGAAGCTGAGCCGGGCCGAGGACACCCCGACCGGCATCTACGTGCCGGATCCCGTATCGGTGCCCGAACCCGCCGGCCCGCCGACCGGCGGCGCACCCGCGCCGCCGAGTGCCCCGAAGCCACCCGGGACGCCGCCCAAGCCTCGCTAA
- the ffh gene encoding signal recognition particle protein has product MFESLSDRLTGALQGLRGKGRLTDADVDATTREIRLALLEADVSLPVVRAFVGRIKERARGAEVSGALNPAQQVVKIVNEELIGILGGQTRQLAFAKTPPTVIMLAGLQGSGKTTLAGKLAAWLRGQGHTPLLVACDLQRPAAVNQLVVTGQRAGVPVFAPHPGESPESGPGDPVAVAAAGLAEARAKHHDVVIVDTAGRLGIDDELMSQAAAIRDAVDPDEVIFVLDAMIGQDAVTTAEAFREGVGFTGVVLTKLDGDARGGAALSVREVTGVPILFASTGEKLEDFDVFHPDRMASRILGMGDVLSLIEQAEQVFDAEQAEAAAAKIGSGELTLEDFLEQMLAIRKMGPIGNLLGMLPGAGQMKDALAEVDDRQLDRLQAIIRGMTPQERADPKIINASRRLRIANGSGVAVSEVNQLVDRFFEARKMMSSMLGGMGIPGMGRKSATRKAKGAKGKKGKKGGRGPTPPKARNPLGAGMPGMPGMPAGFPDLSQMPEGLNELPPGLADFDLSKLKFPGKK; this is encoded by the coding sequence GTGTTTGAATCGCTCTCCGACCGGTTGACCGGTGCCCTACAGGGGCTGCGCGGCAAAGGTCGACTGACCGACGCCGACGTCGATGCCACCACCCGCGAAATCCGCCTCGCGCTGCTGGAAGCCGACGTATCACTGCCCGTCGTGCGGGCGTTCGTCGGCCGGATCAAAGAGCGCGCCCGGGGCGCGGAGGTGTCCGGTGCCCTCAACCCGGCGCAGCAGGTCGTCAAGATCGTCAACGAAGAACTCATCGGCATCCTCGGCGGCCAGACCCGACAATTGGCGTTTGCAAAGACACCGCCGACCGTCATCATGCTGGCGGGCCTGCAGGGTTCCGGTAAGACCACGCTGGCCGGAAAGCTGGCCGCCTGGCTGCGCGGCCAGGGGCACACGCCGCTGCTGGTGGCCTGCGACCTGCAGCGTCCGGCGGCGGTCAACCAGCTGGTGGTCACCGGTCAGCGCGCCGGGGTGCCGGTGTTCGCGCCGCACCCGGGAGAGTCCCCGGAATCGGGCCCCGGTGACCCGGTCGCCGTCGCGGCGGCCGGACTCGCCGAAGCGCGCGCCAAACACCACGACGTCGTCATCGTCGACACCGCCGGCCGCCTCGGTATCGACGACGAGCTGATGAGCCAGGCCGCGGCCATCCGGGACGCCGTCGATCCCGACGAAGTGATCTTCGTGCTCGACGCGATGATCGGTCAGGACGCCGTCACCACCGCCGAAGCGTTCCGCGAGGGCGTCGGCTTCACCGGCGTGGTGCTGACCAAGCTCGACGGCGACGCGCGCGGTGGTGCCGCATTGTCGGTCCGCGAGGTCACCGGCGTCCCAATCCTTTTCGCGTCGACCGGCGAGAAGCTGGAAGACTTCGACGTCTTCCACCCGGATCGCATGGCCAGCCGCATCCTCGGCATGGGCGACGTGCTCAGCCTGATCGAACAGGCCGAGCAGGTCTTCGACGCCGAGCAGGCCGAGGCCGCCGCGGCCAAGATCGGTTCCGGCGAGCTGACCCTCGAGGACTTCCTCGAACAGATGCTCGCGATCCGCAAGATGGGGCCGATCGGCAACCTGCTGGGCATGCTCCCCGGCGCCGGGCAGATGAAGGACGCGCTGGCCGAGGTCGACGACCGGCAGCTCGACCGGTTACAGGCCATCATCCGCGGAATGACGCCGCAGGAGCGTGCCGATCCCAAGATCATCAACGCGTCGCGCCGGCTGCGCATCGCCAACGGTTCGGGCGTGGCGGTGTCCGAGGTCAACCAGCTGGTCGACCGCTTCTTCGAGGCCCGCAAGATGATGTCCTCGATGCTGGGCGGCATGGGCATTCCGGGCATGGGTCGCAAGTCTGCGACGCGAAAAGCCAAGGGAGCCAAAGGCAAGAAGGGCAAGAAGGGGGGCCGCGGTCCGACGCCGCCCAAGGCCCGCAACCCGCTCGGCGCCGGGATGCCGGGGATGCCGGGCATGCCCGCCGGATTCCCCGATCTGTCCCAGATGCCCGAGGGCCTCAACGAGCTGCCGCCCGGCCTGGCCGACTTCGATCTTTCCAAGCTGAAGTTCCCGGGCAAGAAGTAG
- a CDS encoding N-acyl-D-amino-acid deacylase family protein, which translates to MTYDVIIRDGLWFDGTGSAPHTRTLGIRDGVVATVSTGPLDETGCPEVIDAAGKWVMPGFLDVHTHYDAEVLLDPGLRESVRHGVTTVLLGMCSLSTVYANTEDAADLFSRVEAVPRNYVLGALETNRTWTTAAEYVAAIDALPLGPNIGSLLGHSDLRSTVLGLDRATDATVKPTDAELQKMATLLDEALEAGMLGMSGMDAAIDKLDGDRYRSRALPSTFATWRERRKLIKVLRKRGRMLQSAPDVNNAATAVLFFLASSRMFGRRKGVRMSLLVSADAKSNPLAVYVFGPATRLANKLLGSSVRFQHLPVPFELYSDGIDLPVFEEFGAGTAALHLRDQLQRNELLADQGYRRKFRKEFDRIKLGPSLWHRDFHDAVIVECPDKSLIGKSFGAIADERGLHPLDAFLDVLVENGERNVRWTTIVANHRPKLLNALANEDSVHMGFSDAGAHLRNMAFYNFPIKLLKRTRDAYRAGAPFMSTERAVHRLTGELADWFGIDAGTLRQGDRADFVVIDPAGLNDEVEAYHEEEVPFYGGLRRMVNRNDEAVVATGVGGAVVFRAGEFRAGYGQTVKSGRYLRAGQRTRHSAALV; encoded by the coding sequence ATGACTTACGACGTGATCATCCGCGACGGTTTGTGGTTTGACGGAACCGGCAGCGCGCCGCACACCCGCACGCTGGGGATCCGCGACGGCGTGGTGGCCACGGTGTCGACCGGACCGCTGGACGAGACCGGCTGCCCCGAGGTGATCGACGCGGCGGGCAAGTGGGTCATGCCCGGCTTCCTCGATGTGCACACCCACTACGACGCCGAAGTGCTGCTGGATCCGGGTCTGCGCGAGTCGGTGCGCCACGGCGTCACCACGGTGCTGCTGGGCATGTGCTCACTGTCGACGGTCTACGCGAACACTGAAGACGCCGCCGACCTGTTCAGCCGGGTGGAGGCGGTGCCGCGCAACTACGTCCTGGGCGCGCTGGAAACCAACCGGACCTGGACCACCGCAGCGGAGTACGTCGCGGCCATCGACGCGCTGCCGCTCGGGCCGAATATCGGTTCGCTGCTTGGTCATTCGGACCTGCGCAGCACGGTGCTCGGACTCGATCGGGCCACCGACGCCACCGTCAAGCCCACCGACGCCGAACTGCAGAAGATGGCGACGTTGCTCGACGAGGCACTCGAGGCCGGAATGCTCGGCATGTCGGGCATGGACGCCGCGATCGACAAACTCGACGGCGACCGCTACCGCTCGCGGGCGCTGCCGTCCACCTTCGCGACCTGGCGGGAGCGGCGCAAGCTGATCAAGGTGCTGCGCAAGCGCGGCCGGATGTTGCAGAGCGCGCCCGACGTCAACAATGCGGCCACGGCCGTGCTGTTCTTCCTGGCCAGCAGCCGAATGTTCGGACGCCGCAAGGGGGTTCGGATGAGTCTGTTGGTGTCCGCCGACGCCAAGTCGAACCCGCTGGCCGTCTACGTTTTCGGGCCGGCAACGCGGCTGGCGAACAAGCTGCTGGGTTCGAGCGTGCGGTTCCAGCATCTGCCGGTGCCGTTCGAGTTGTACTCCGACGGAATCGACCTGCCGGTCTTCGAAGAGTTCGGCGCGGGCACGGCCGCCCTGCATCTGCGCGATCAGTTGCAGCGCAACGAGTTACTGGCCGACCAGGGCTACCGTCGCAAGTTCCGCAAAGAGTTCGACCGCATCAAGCTGGGCCCGTCGCTGTGGCACCGCGACTTCCACGACGCGGTCATCGTCGAGTGCCCCGATAAGTCGTTGATCGGCAAGAGCTTTGGCGCGATCGCCGACGAGCGCGGTTTGCACCCGCTCGACGCCTTCCTCGATGTGCTCGTCGAAAACGGGGAACGCAACGTGCGGTGGACGACCATCGTCGCCAACCACCGGCCCAAGCTGCTCAACGCGCTGGCCAACGAGGACAGCGTGCACATGGGCTTCTCGGATGCCGGTGCGCACCTGCGCAATATGGCCTTCTACAACTTTCCGATCAAGCTGCTCAAGCGAACTCGCGACGCCTACCGGGCGGGTGCGCCGTTCATGTCCACCGAGCGGGCGGTGCACCGGCTGACCGGTGAACTGGCGGACTGGTTCGGCATCGACGCCGGAACCCTGCGGCAGGGCGACCGGGCGGACTTCGTGGTGATCGACCCGGCCGGCCTGAACGACGAGGTCGAGGCCTACCACGAAGAAGAGGTCCCCTTCTACGGCGGCTTGCGGCGCATGGTCAATCGCAACGACGAGGCCGTGGTCGCGACGGGCGTGGGCGGCGCCGTGGTGTTCCGCGCGGGCGAGTTCCGCGCGGGCTACGGGCAGACCGTGAAGTCGGGTCGCTACCTGCGGGCGGGTCAGCGCACGCGGCACTCGGCCGCACTGGTCTGA
- a CDS encoding D-alanyl-D-alanine carboxypeptidase family protein, whose translation MRKFIAAAAALLTVAGVASPTSRADDMQPIGSVPIPDGPAQTWILADLDSGQVLAGRDQYAAHPPASTIKVLLALVALDEVHLDSTVVADVADTQVECNCVGIKPGRTYTARQLLDGLLLVSGNDAANTLARLMGGADATVAKMNAKAASLGATSTHAATPSGLDGPGGSGASTAHDLAVIFRAAMANPMFAHITAEPSAMFPGDHGDEPITNQDELLTRYPGAIGGKTGFTNAARKTFVGAASRGGRRLVVAMMYGMVKPGGPTYWDQAGSLFDWGFALNPSSSIGSL comes from the coding sequence ATGCGGAAATTCATCGCCGCAGCTGCTGCGCTGCTCACGGTCGCCGGTGTCGCCTCTCCCACGTCGCGGGCCGACGATATGCAGCCGATCGGCTCGGTGCCGATCCCCGACGGCCCGGCCCAGACCTGGATCCTGGCCGACCTCGACAGCGGCCAGGTGCTGGCCGGTCGCGATCAGTACGCGGCTCACCCGCCCGCGAGCACGATCAAGGTGCTGTTGGCGCTGGTGGCGCTGGACGAGGTGCACCTGGATTCCACCGTCGTCGCCGACGTCGCCGACACCCAGGTCGAGTGCAACTGCGTCGGCATCAAACCCGGCCGTACCTACACCGCACGGCAGCTGCTCGACGGCCTGCTGCTGGTTTCCGGCAATGACGCCGCCAACACGCTGGCGCGTCTGATGGGCGGCGCCGACGCCACGGTGGCCAAGATGAACGCGAAGGCCGCCTCCCTCGGGGCGACCAGCACGCACGCGGCCACCCCGTCCGGGCTGGACGGGCCCGGCGGCTCCGGGGCCTCGACCGCGCACGACCTGGCCGTCATCTTCCGGGCCGCGATGGCCAACCCGATGTTCGCCCACATCACCGCCGAGCCGTCGGCGATGTTCCCGGGCGACCACGGCGATGAGCCCATCACCAACCAGGACGAACTGCTGACCCGCTATCCGGGCGCGATCGGGGGCAAGACCGGATTCACCAACGCGGCCCGCAAGACCTTCGTCGGTGCCGCTTCCCGCGGTGGACGCCGGTTGGTGGTCGCGATGATGTACGGAATGGTCAAGCCGGGCGGACCGACCTATTGGGATCAGGCAGGCAGCCTGTTCGACTGGGGTTTCGCGCTCAACCCGTCGTCCAGCATCGGCTCACTGTAA
- a CDS encoding RNA-binding protein: MSTVVVDAVEHLVRGIVDNPDDVRVDLVTSRRGRTVEVHVHPEDLGKVIGRGGRTATALRTLVAGIGGRGIRVDVVDTDQ; this comes from the coding sequence ATGAGTACCGTCGTCGTCGACGCTGTTGAACATTTGGTCCGCGGAATCGTGGACAACCCCGACGATGTTCGGGTCGACCTGGTGACGAGCCGGCGTGGGCGCACTGTCGAGGTGCACGTCCACCCCGAGGATCTGGGCAAGGTGATTGGTCGCGGGGGACGTACCGCGACGGCGTTGCGCACGCTGGTCGCCGGAATCGGTGGCCGCGGTATCCGCGTTGACGTGGTGGACACCGACCAGTAG
- the rpsP gene encoding 30S ribosomal protein S16, with product MAVKIKLTRLGKIRNPQYRIAIADARNRRDGRSIEVIGRYHPKEDPSLIEINSERAQYWLSVGAQPTEPVVKLLKITGDWQKFKGLPGTEGSLQLAAPKPSKLELFNAALAEADGGPTTEAAKPKKKAPAKKAAKAEEATAAAGEADTAEAPVEPAAEAPAEGGEQPEPTESSTES from the coding sequence ATGGCTGTCAAGATCAAGCTCACCCGGCTTGGCAAGATCCGCAATCCCCAGTACCGCATCGCCATCGCCGACGCGCGCAACCGCCGCGACGGCCGCTCGATCGAGGTGATCGGCCGGTACCACCCGAAGGAAGACCCCAGCCTGATCGAGATCAACTCGGAGCGGGCCCAGTACTGGCTGTCGGTCGGAGCACAGCCGACCGAGCCCGTCGTGAAGCTGCTGAAGATCACCGGCGACTGGCAGAAGTTCAAGGGCCTGCCCGGCACCGAAGGCAGCCTGCAACTCGCCGCGCCCAAGCCCAGCAAGCTGGAGCTGTTCAACGCCGCGCTGGCCGAGGCGGACGGCGGGCCGACCACCGAGGCCGCGAAGCCGAAGAAGAAGGCCCCGGCCAAGAAGGCCGCAAAAGCCGAGGAAGCCACCGCCGCGGCGGGCGAGGCTGACACCGCCGAGGCCCCGGTCGAGCCGGCCGCTGAAGCGCCCGCCGAGGGCGGCGAGCAGCCCGAACCGACCGAGTCTTCGACGGAAAGCTGA